From Amycolatopsis sp. WQ 127309:
GCAGCTACCTGGCGCTGTCGTCGGCCACGCACGAGCGGCAGAGCGACGAGACCGCGCGCGCGGTGGCGATGTACAAGAAGAGCTCCAACCCGGTGATCCCGCGCTCGGCCGACGAGCTGCGAGCCCTGGTCGACGGCTTCGAGATCGTCGACCCCGGCGTCGTGTTCATCCCGCAGTGGCGCCCGGACGCCGCCGACGACATGCCGGAAGACCCGACGGAGTGCGGCGGGCTGGCGCTGGTGGCGCGCAAGAACTGACGGCGTGCGCCGCGGGTCCGGGTTTCGCCACCCGGACCCGCGGCTACGCGACGCCGACCAGGACCGGCGCCACCTTCGTCTTCGGAACCAAAGCCGCCAGCGCGACGCCCGCCAGTGCGGCGCACGCGGCCACCGCGAACGTCGCGCGGAAGCCGCCCAGCGACGGCACCGCCAGGCCGCCGACGCTGATCGTCAGCTGGGCCAGCATCGCGGCCATCACCGCGCTCGAGACCGCCGTGCCGACCGAGCGCATCAGGGCGTTCAGGCCGTTCGCGGACGCCGTTTCGGTGACCGGCACCGAGCCCATGATCAGCGCGGGCATCGCCGCGTAGGCGATCCCCACGCCGGCGCCGATGATCACCGAGGCCGTGATGAGCTCGAGCGCGTTGTCCATCAGCACGATCGCGAACGCGTAGCCGACGGCGATCACCAGCGCGCCGCTCATCAGCGTCGGCCGCGGGCCGAACCGGGTGATGAGCCGCGCCGACACCGGCGAGAGCAGCATCATCACCAGGCCGTTCGGCGCGAGCGTGAGCCCGGATTCGACCATGGTCTGACCGAGCCCGTAGCCGGTCGACGACGGCGCCTGCAGCAGCTGCGGGAACGACAACGCCATGGCGTACAACGCGAAGCCGACCATGATCGACGCCAGGTTCGTGAACAGCACCGGACGGCGGGAGGAGACGCGCAGGTCGACCAGCGGGTCGCGACGGCGCAGCTGGTAGGCGCCCCAGCCGACCAGGATGACGACGGCCAGCGCGGCCAGGCCGAGCGTCGGCGCGCTGGTCCAGCCCCACGTACCGCCCTTCACCACGGGCAACAGCAGGCAGAGCAGGCCGGCGGCCAGGCCGAGCGCGCCGAAGTAGTCGAACGGCGCGGGCGTGCGCAGCGACGACTCCGGCACCACGGTGAGGATCAGCAGCGCGCAGGCCAGGCCGAGCCCGGCGGCCGTCCAGAACAGCACGTGCCAGTCGGCGTTCTCGGCGACGAGCGCCGCGACCGGCAGCCCGATCGCGCCGCCCACCCCGAGCGTCGCGCTCATCAAGGAGATCGCGCCGCCGACGCGTTCGGGCGGGAGCTCGTCACGCATGATGCTGATGCCGAGCGGGATCACGCCCATCGCGCAGCCCTGGAGCCCGCGGCCGAGGATCTGGAACGCGAGCGCGCTGGTCGTCGCGGACACGACGGAACCGGCGACGAGCACGGCGAGGCTGATGAGGATCATCCGCCGCTTGCCGTAGAGGTCCCCGAGCCGGCCGCTGACCGGCGTGATCACCGCCGCGGCGAGCAGCGTCACCGTGACCACCCACGACGCGTCGGCGGCCGACGCGTGCAGCAGCTTCGGGAACACCGGGATCAGCGGCACGACCAGGGTCTGCATGAACGACGCCACCAGCCCGCACGAAGCGAGGACGACGACGATCGCGCGGCCGGACCCTTCGGGACGGGACACCACACCCCCAGATGTGTAGTTAGTACGCATCATGCAACTTCATGCACTGTACCTACGTGCTGGGGGATTCCGATCCATTCGTGCTCGATGCCGCACATCTCACAGCCAGGTGCGCACTCCACCGTGCCCCGAGCAGGTCCCGGAGTGGTTCTGGCTGTAGCTGTAGGTGCCGTCCTTGCAGAGAGCGGTCGCGCCTGCGGGGCTGCTGCCGGGCCGGTGCACGCAGTTGCCGTCGACGTTCCGGTAGTAGTCGGCACCGCACGCGGCAGGTTGCGGCGCGGGCTTGGCCGTGGTCTTCGGCGCCTGGGCCTTCGCCGCGGTCGTCTTCGGAGCGACGGCTTTCGGCGCGACGGCCTTGGGGGCGACGGTGTTCGGCGCGGCCGGAACCGTCGTGGCGACCGGCACTTCGGACGTCGTCGGCAATGCGGAGGTGGCCGGCGCCTCGGTCGTGACCGGAACGGAATACGTCGGCGTCGAATAGCTCGATGTCGTCGGCGCGATCACCCCGACGTTGCCGGTGTCCTTGTACTGCTGCGGACCCGCGCCGCAACCCGCGACCAGCAGTCCCGCCGCCAGGACCAACCCGAGCTTCTTACCCACTACCACTCCTCAGCCAAGCGAATCAATGCCGCCTAGTCGGTGCCCGGAAACCGTTTGTTACAGCGAAAATCGCACGCGAAGTCCATTACGCTGTGAGCAAATCCCGCCCCGCTCGCCCGCGCTCGCCCCTAATCTCTCGGCATGGAGCTCGTCGAGATCACCCCGCGGCTGCACCTGATCCGGGACGCCTTCGTCCAGGCCTACCTCTGGCAGGACGACGACGGCCTGACGCTGATCGACACCGGCCTCGCCGGCTGGGCGCCCGGTATCACCGCCGCGATCCGCTCCGCGGGCCGCGATCCCGGTGAGCTGCGCCGGATCGTGCTGACCCACTACCACTCCGACCACACCGGCGCGGCCGCCGATCTCCGCGCCGCGGGCGGGGTCGAGGTGCTCGCGCACCGGGCGGACGCGCCGGCGGTGCGCGGCGAGCAGCCCGCCACCCCGCCGGTGCTGCTCGACTGGGAGCGTCCGCTGTACGAGCAGACCGGCGCCGAGACCAAGGGGCTCACCGGGCCGCCCTGCGCCGTCG
This genomic window contains:
- a CDS encoding MFS transporter; amino-acid sequence: MRTNYTSGGVVSRPEGSGRAIVVVLASCGLVASFMQTLVVPLIPVFPKLLHASAADASWVVTVTLLAAAVITPVSGRLGDLYGKRRMILISLAVLVAGSVVSATTSALAFQILGRGLQGCAMGVIPLGISIMRDELPPERVGGAISLMSATLGVGGAIGLPVAALVAENADWHVLFWTAAGLGLACALLILTVVPESSLRTPAPFDYFGALGLAAGLLCLLLPVVKGGTWGWTSAPTLGLAALAVVILVGWGAYQLRRRDPLVDLRVSSRRPVLFTNLASIMVGFALYAMALSFPQLLQAPSSTGYGLGQTMVESGLTLAPNGLVMMLLSPVSARLITRFGPRPTLMSGALVIAVGYAFAIVLMDNALELITASVIIGAGVGIAYAAMPALIMGSVPVTETASANGLNALMRSVGTAVSSAVMAAMLAQLTISVGGLAVPSLGGFRATFAVAACAALAGVALAALVPKTKVAPVLVGVA
- a CDS encoding DUF3761 domain-containing protein translates to MGKKLGLVLAAGLLVAGCGAGPQQYKDTGNVGVIAPTTSSYSTPTYSVPVTTEAPATSALPTTSEVPVATTVPAAPNTVAPKAVAPKAVAPKTTAAKAQAPKTTAKPAPQPAACGADYYRNVDGNCVHRPGSSPAGATALCKDGTYSYSQNHSGTCSGHGGVRTWL
- a CDS encoding MBL fold metallo-hydrolase, which gives rise to MELVEITPRLHLIRDAFVQAYLWQDDDGLTLIDTGLAGWAPGITAAIRSAGRDPGELRRIVLTHYHSDHTGAAADLRAAGGVEVLAHRADAPAVRGEQPATPPVLLDWERPLYEQTGAETKGLTGPPCAVDRELADGDELGFGGGAKVLAIPGHTDGSIAIHLPAHGVLFTGDSVSQMDGVAIPGVFNTDRPRLLESFRRLAALDVDIACFGHMDPFTEHAGKRLRAALDGLA